Within the Candidatus Omnitrophota bacterium genome, the region TTTATTTTCAAGTATATTCGTTTCTATACTATATCGGTTTCTTGATTTTTCTTTTTTGAAATAAGGGGATTTAGACGTTTTTCAACCACCGGATATAGGATTCGGCTTGTGACCAACCTGCGTTCCGAACTCTATTATAAGAATTTAGCTTTCAAAACCGTCATCCGGTTGATCGTTACTTATTTGATCCCCCTGATCGTGCTCACAATCTATTTTCATCTTCAATACCGCGCCCTCATCCGGGAGAGCCGCCTTCATCATCTGCAATCCATCGCCGAATACCAAGCGAATATTCTGGACCTATTTCTGCGGGAACGAATTGCCAACCTCGCCGAACTGATCGACGATCCCAAGCTCGAAATCCCTCCCTCTTCGGACGCCTTAAAAAACTCGCTGGAGAAATTGAAAAACGCGAGCGACGCCTTTGAAGATATCGGCTTCTTCGATCCGGCGGGACTCCAAATCGCCTATTCCGGCCCCTATCCTCAATTGGAAAAAAAAAACTACGCCTCCGAACCGTGGTATATCTCTTTGAGAGAGAAGAAAGAGCGCTTCATCATCACCGACATTTATTTGGGATTCCGGCAAACGCCCCATTTCACCCTCGCCGTCAGCCGAACGATCGATGGACAATACTGCGTATTGAAAACAACTTTAATCCCCGCGAAGATTTACGAGTATCTCGCTACTATCCAGGACGCCAATGGCGCTTTCGTCTCCATCGTCAACCAGAACGGCTACTATCAGATGGTCAAGCCGCGCTTGGGAACTCTTTTGGACAGCTCGGCCATTTTGCCGCCGACCGCGCCTCGAAATGGAACGAAAGAAGTCTGGATGAACGGCCGGTTGGTTCCCTACGGCTATTCCTGGCTGCGCATCGCCAACTGGACGCTAATCGTCCAAACGGACGATTCCGGAAGCCAAGCTCATCTCGGCGGTACTTATTGGGGAATGCTATTGGTTTCTCTCGCCGTGATCCTATTATTGATCGTTGTGATTTTGATCAGGGGATGGCATCTAGTTCAATTTCAAAAAGAGGTGGATCAGACCAAGGCGCAGTTGGAGCATGCTTCCAAGCTGGCTTCGTTGGGGGAACTCGCGGCGGGAATCGCCCATGAAATCAATAATCCCTTAGCCATCGTCGCCGAAGAGGCGGGATTAATGAAAGATCTGATGAATCCCCAATTCGGCGAAGAAGCCTCGCAGGAAGAAATGCTTTCCCATCTTGATGAAATCCGTCAGGCGGCGTTCCGCTGCCGCGACATCACCCGCAAGCTGCTCAGTTTCGCGCGCAAATCGGATTTCCACCCGGAAGCCTGCAACCTTCACGCCTTGATCGACGATGTGGCGGATGGACTGTTGGGAAACGAACTGGCCCTCTCCGGCATTGAATTCGTCCGCAATTACCGGCTGGAAGATCCTTTTCTTTTCCTCGACGGCAATCAATTGCGCCAGGTTCTTTTGAATTTATTGAAAAATGCCATTGACGCGATAAAACCGCCAGGAACAATCGCCGTCGAGACTAGTTTGGAAGACAAGGAAGTTCATCTAAAAATTTCCGACACCGGCAAAGGAATTCCGCCCGAGGCGATCGATAAAATCTTTCTGCCGTTTTTTACGACCAAGGATGTAGGCAAAGGGACAGGCCTAGGGCTATCCGTCAGTTTTGGAATTGTGAAAAATATGGGGGGAAGCCTGCAAGTACAAAGCGAATTGGGAAAAGGGAGTACATTCATTGTCGCCTTGCCGATGCGCAAATCCGAATTGGAAGGGTGAATGGAGACAAGAAAGGCAAACCAGATGAACGTTGAACGCGTGAAAGACTTAATGCTGCCCATCAACGAATATCCCTGCGCGTCAATCGACGCCGTCTTGACCGACGCCATCCGCGCGCTTTACGAATCCCAGGCGAAAGCCGCTTCGGATCGCGAACCCTATCGGGCGGTTTTGATCGTGGATCATAACCAACGCGTTGTGGGAAAAATCGGGCAGCTCGGATTTTTAAAAGCCCTGGAGCCGCGATTCAATCTCTTGGGAGATCGGGAAAATCTCGATAAAGCCGGTTTGGGACCGGAATTTCTTGATTGGATGATCGACAATCTCCGCTTCTGGCAGGAGGATTTCAATCTCTTATGCCAACGGGCGCGTTCGATCGGCGTGGAGAAAATCATGCAGCCGGTTGACGAAGGCATCGATGCGGACGCTTCCCTGGCCGACGCCGTCCACCAGTTCGTTATGCGTCAAACGCTCTCTCTGCTCGTAACTAGCCAAGGGGAGATCGTAGGAATTCTCCGGCTCTCGGATTTATTTCACGCCGCCGCCGAAACCATCCTGAAAAAATCGAATGGAACTGAGTAAAGGAGATCGCGAATGTCGAAGATTCTTCTCGTCGATGATGAGGAACAATTCCGCAAGTCGCTCGCGCGCCGCTTGAATCTGCGGGGATACGAAACCATCGATGTCGGCAACGGGGCGGATGCGGTCAAAGCCGCTCGCAGCGCCCCGGATATCGATATCGTCGTCTTGGACCGCAAGATGCCGGAAATGAGCGGCGAGCAGACGCTGAAAGAGATCAAAGCCTTCCGTCCGGAAATCCAGGTCATCATGCTCACCGGCCACGGCACCATGGAATCCGCCGTGGAATCGGGAAAGCACGACGCCTTCAGCTATCTGCAAAAACCTTGCGAAGTGGAAGATTTAATCAAGGTTGTCGAAGAGGCCCGCGTGGAAAAAGTGCGGGCGATGGAGCGGCATGAGATTCCCCACGCCGTTACGGGAACCTGGCTGGAATGGCTGAAGGGAGCGCACAATTCCCGGCCGGGATTCATCATCCTGGGCGCGATTCTTTTTATCGCTATCGTCTTTACTCCGGCCCCGCCGCGATTGATGGAAATTCTCTCCGCCCCGAAAACGGGCAATATGACGGACCTCAACCTCGGATACGCAAGTTACGGCAAACTCAAAGAGGGAGAGACTATCGCCGGCTATTACAGCAAGTCCTCCAAACTCGACAAGAGCGCCATCGGCGCGAACGGGAAGACCGTCGCCCGGCCATTGACCGATACGGAGGCGGCGTTCCGCGCGCAAGTCATGTTGGGCGTCCTGGTCGTCTCCGTGCTATTTTGGGCGACGGGCGCCATCCCCATCGGCGTTACGGCGCTCTTCGTCGGCGTGGGCATGTATTTCTTCAACGTGCTGCAGCCGGACGATATCGCCCAATCGTACGCCAAGGACGCCGTCATCTTCATCTTCGGCGTGCTTGCTTTTTCCAAGGCCATCAGCAAAACCGGCCTGGACCGGCGCATCGGAGTCTTGCTGCTCCAATCCTCCAAATCCCTGCCGCGCTTCTTGTATCTCTTTCTGCCTCTCTTAGGCGTTTCCTGTTCCTTCGTTTCCGAACACGCTATGGTGGCCTTTCTCATGCCGCTATTCATGATGGTTTACATCTCCACGATCCGCGAGGCGGGCCTTCAAAAAGACCGCAGCCTCGCCGTCATGTTCGTTCTCGCTCTCTGCTTCGCCGCCAACGGCGGCGGTCCCGGCTCGCCGGCGGCGGGTGGCCGCAACGCCGTTATGCTGGGCATTCTTTCGGAATACGGCGGCGCGCCCAGTTTTGGCGAATGGGTGAAATACGGACTACCCTTCGTGCCGGTCATGGCGCTGGCCATCGCGGTGTATTTTCACTTGTGGTATCGCACTAAAGGCCAAGTAAAAAACTTGAACATTTCCAATTTAGTCGTCAAAGCTTCGCAAAAAATCGGCCCCATGAACCGCAAGGAATACGTTACCGCCGCCGCGTTGATCCTGCTTGTCTTCTTGTGGGTATCCAGCAGCGAAAAATTCGGCTTGGGCGGTCCCGTCATTCTCTGCATATTGATACTCAACGTCATGCGCATCTTGCGCTGGCGGGACATTGCGGCGATCCAATGGGAGGTCGTAGCCCTTTACGCCAGCGCCTGCGCTTTGGGCAAGGGATTGGCCTCCACCGGCGCAGCGCTCTTCATGGCGGACCGGTTTATCTACTTTCTTCCCGAATACATGCACGCGGGCGAAGGACTAGCCATCGCCACCAGCCTGTTTACGGGATTGACGACGAATTTCATGAGCGACGGCGCCACGGTTTCCGCCATCGGCCCCATCACCGTCCCCATGGCGATCATTTCGGGAACGCCGGTATGGATGGTGGGCTTCGCCACCTCCTTCGCCTCCTCCTTCGCGCACATGTTCATCATCGGCACCCCCAACAACGCCATCGCCTACGCCCTGGCCAAAGACCCGGTCACAGGAGAGCAACTGGTAACGCTGGGCGACTTCTTCAAGCACGGCTTCGTAGTGCTGATTCTCTCCTTCGCCGTCCTCTGGGGCTGGACGATTTTCGGCTACTGGCGCTGGATAGGGTTTTGAGGGGCGGGAATAAATCGATGTAAAATTCGCGATTGTATTCTTTGTTGTTAGTGCTATAATGTTAACTGAAAAAGTAGGATGGGTCACGTTTTTTGACCCATCAGATTTTTATGGATATGAATTCGAACTTATGATTACGGATACAGAAGTAAAAATAAAAGGGTTTCAAGCGCTTACAAAATCCTTGGGAAGCGTAGGAGCCGAGCGGTTTATCGCCTTAATCCAGCGCGAACCGTTCGACTATACCCAATGGCAAAGAACCTTGTGGGAAGACGCAAGCGTGGAAGAGGTAAGCCGTAAGACTATGGAAATTTACGAAAAATCGGCTGAACAAACGGAGCAGGCAGACAGCTAGAAAATTAGAATGGGTCATGTTTTTTGACCTAGCGGTTTTTTTCATGGAAATAATCACTGATGGGTTAAACGGCGCGACAGTCAGACAGGAATATTTGAAGGAGAATACAATGGAATTGACCGCTGTATTGATTCCCGCTCACGAAGGCGGATTTGTCGCAATGAATCCTGAAACCGGATCGACCTCTCAGGGTGATACCGTTGAGGAAGCGGTCGCCAATCTGCGCGAGGCGACGGAACTCTACCTTGAAGAATTTCCGCTATCGCCGACAGGCCGCCCATTGCTGACTACCTTCGAAGTTCCGACTCATGCCTAGCTTGCCCATTGTTTCCGGAGCCGATGCCGTGCGCGCCTTGCAAACGCTTGGCTTTGCCGTTGCCCGACAGCGGGGCAGCCACATTGTGATGCGTAAAGGCTCGCAAGGATGCGTCGTGCCCGATCATAAAGAACTCAAGACTGGGACTTTGTCTGGCGTACTCAAACAAGGCGGCGTCTCCGTCGAAGAATTTGTTAAGGCTCTTCATAAATGACACTGCAAATAGGGAGCCATCCGCATTATTAGGGCCAGAAAGGCCACGAAAAAAGAGCGGCGATTTTATGAAAAATCCCAATGACGACTACGATTTGCAGGAAGAATACGATCTCTCGCAACTGTCGATTATGCCTA harbors:
- a CDS encoding ATP-binding protein is translated as MTNLRSELYYKNLAFKTVIRLIVTYLIPLIVLTIYFHLQYRALIRESRLHHLQSIAEYQANILDLFLRERIANLAELIDDPKLEIPPSSDALKNSLEKLKNASDAFEDIGFFDPAGLQIAYSGPYPQLEKKNYASEPWYISLREKKERFIITDIYLGFRQTPHFTLAVSRTIDGQYCVLKTTLIPAKIYEYLATIQDANGAFVSIVNQNGYYQMVKPRLGTLLDSSAILPPTAPRNGTKEVWMNGRLVPYGYSWLRIANWTLIVQTDDSGSQAHLGGTYWGMLLVSLAVILLLIVVILIRGWHLVQFQKEVDQTKAQLEHASKLASLGELAAGIAHEINNPLAIVAEEAGLMKDLMNPQFGEEASQEEMLSHLDEIRQAAFRCRDITRKLLSFARKSDFHPEACNLHALIDDVADGLLGNELALSGIEFVRNYRLEDPFLFLDGNQLRQVLLNLLKNAIDAIKPPGTIAVETSLEDKEVHLKISDTGKGIPPEAIDKIFLPFFTTKDVGKGTGLGLSVSFGIVKNMGGSLQVQSELGKGSTFIVALPMRKSELEG
- a CDS encoding CBS domain-containing protein; amino-acid sequence: MNVERVKDLMLPINEYPCASIDAVLTDAIRALYESQAKAASDREPYRAVLIVDHNQRVVGKIGQLGFLKALEPRFNLLGDRENLDKAGLGPEFLDWMIDNLRFWQEDFNLLCQRARSIGVEKIMQPVDEGIDADASLADAVHQFVMRQTLSLLVTSQGEIVGILRLSDLFHAAAETILKKSNGTE
- a CDS encoding SLC13 family permease, whose translation is MSKILLVDDEEQFRKSLARRLNLRGYETIDVGNGADAVKAARSAPDIDIVVLDRKMPEMSGEQTLKEIKAFRPEIQVIMLTGHGTMESAVESGKHDAFSYLQKPCEVEDLIKVVEEARVEKVRAMERHEIPHAVTGTWLEWLKGAHNSRPGFIILGAILFIAIVFTPAPPRLMEILSAPKTGNMTDLNLGYASYGKLKEGETIAGYYSKSSKLDKSAIGANGKTVARPLTDTEAAFRAQVMLGVLVVSVLFWATGAIPIGVTALFVGVGMYFFNVLQPDDIAQSYAKDAVIFIFGVLAFSKAISKTGLDRRIGVLLLQSSKSLPRFLYLFLPLLGVSCSFVSEHAMVAFLMPLFMMVYISTIREAGLQKDRSLAVMFVLALCFAANGGGPGSPAAGGRNAVMLGILSEYGGAPSFGEWVKYGLPFVPVMALAIAVYFHLWYRTKGQVKNLNISNLVVKASQKIGPMNRKEYVTAAALILLVFLWVSSSEKFGLGGPVILCILILNVMRILRWRDIAAIQWEVVALYASACALGKGLASTGAALFMADRFIYFLPEYMHAGEGLAIATSLFTGLTTNFMSDGATVSAIGPITVPMAIISGTPVWMVGFATSFASSFAHMFIIGTPNNAIAYALAKDPVTGEQLVTLGDFFKHGFVVLILSFAVLWGWTIFGYWRWIGF
- a CDS encoding type II toxin-antitoxin system HicB family antitoxin, which produces MELTAVLIPAHEGGFVAMNPETGSTSQGDTVEEAVANLREATELYLEEFPLSPTGRPLLTTFEVPTHA
- a CDS encoding type II toxin-antitoxin system HicA family toxin, giving the protein MPSLPIVSGADAVRALQTLGFAVARQRGSHIVMRKGSQGCVVPDHKELKTGTLSGVLKQGGVSVEEFVKALHK